The genomic window ATCGCCAGATAACGGAATCCACGACGGTGATTGATATAAGTAATCTGCCAGGCGGGGTTTATTTTGTGAGAATGACGGGGGAAAGGACGGTGGAAGTGGGGAAGGTTGTTAAGCAGTGAAATTCAGGGATTAATCGGGAAATCTTTATTTTTTAACCGCAAAGTTTCTGCGATCATCTGCATCTTGATCCGCGTAAATCAGCGAGAACCATTTAAAAAGTTTCTCGCAGATGAACGCAGATTAGTAACGCAGATTTACACGGATTATTTATTAAAAAATCTTTCATAAGCCTCCGAAATCACCTTCGTCATCTTACCTGGCTTACCGTTCCCAATTATCCGCCCCTCAACCTCCATCACCGGCGCTACATGCTTAGAAGTCCCGGTTATAAATACTTCCTCGCTTTCCCATAATTCCTCAAGCTTCACTTCCCGTTCTTCAACAGACATCAGCTCCCGGGCAACCTGGAGGACGTACTTCCGGGTGATTCCCTGCAAAACTCCGGGAGTAGGTGTAATAAGCTTACCGTTTTTGATCAGGAAGATGTTGGCCCGGGTGGTTTCGGAAATCAGTCCGTTATGATGGTAAAGCACCTCAACGGCCCCTTTTTCCTTCAGCTTTGGAAAGAGGGCGATGGAAGGAAGATAGAATGTAGTTTTAACTTCGGGAATATGACGCTGGTAATCGAGAAGGATCAGCTTTACTCCTTCCCCGAAATCCCCCGGCTGATGAGTTACCGGCAGGTTCAGGATCATGAAATTGGGCGTCGAAGGAGAATAAAGATCTTCTGAATAACCTCCTGTAAGCAGTAATTTAATGCCCGACGTACCGAATTTGTTCTGCTGAAGCAAATACCGGATCTTCTCCTTCATTATTTTCCTTTCCAGCGGAACTTCCATATTCAGCCGCTCTGCCGATGTATAAAACCGGTCGAGGTAATCCTCCAGGAACGGTATCCTGCCGTCCATATCAACAAAATAATCAAAAATCCCGTAACCGCGCTGGATCGACAGGTCTGAAATGTGGAAGCGAGCCTCAGCGTACGGAAGAAAACGGTTGTTTATGAAGCATAGAGCAGAGGGCATAGGGCAGTTTATAGTTCAAAATTCAAAGGGCAAAGTTCAAAGTTGAATTATTAAGTTCAAAAATATTCACACCGTTTCACCATATCACCATATCACCATATCACCGTATCACCGTTTCACTGTTTCACTGTTTCACTGTTTCACAACCCTCTTCCTCATCACAAAAAACACCGGCAACGCCAATAATTCAACAACAATCATTATAATAACAAGCAAAGTTACCGAATAATCATACAGGAACCCTGCTGCGGCACTTCCAATAAAGATCGCAATCCCGTAAAGCATATTGAAAATACCATATCCTGTTCCCCGCTTGCGGATGGAGGTGATGTCGGCAATGCCTGCCTTCATGATGGTTTCGTGCGTTCCCATGACAACCCCCCAGAGAACTACCCCGGTGATGATCAGCCCGATATGGAATGAAAGTGTGAAAATGGGAAGAGTGGCAGTAAATACGGGCAGTATGATAAGCATAAGCAAACCGGCGTGCTCGTTGTCGAACCGGATCTTCAGTCTGTCGTACATTTTACCGATGAACAGACCAATGACAGCATCCACCGCCATGGCGAGCGCGTACAAAAGAGGGATCTGGGCGTCTGAGACAATCGCATTCGCCTTCAGGTGGTAGCCTATGATGGCGAAGTTCAGAAAGCCGAGGGTGGTGACGAAAGTAAAGATGCAATAAAGCCAGAAGGTGCGGGTGACCCTGTCGGGTTGAGGCTTTTTCACGACATCATTCTCCAGTTCCTCAGGGTTTTTGACCAGGAAAAAGGCTGTGAAGAGCACCATCATCAATATTACGAAAGGGAACCACATCAGGCTATAGCCATGCTGATAATCGACGATGGATTTATCGCCCGGCCCGATACTCATGAAGAAGAAGGTGAAGATGAGCGGGCCCATGGTCGCACCGATCTGGTCGAGGAATTCCACGATGGCAAAGCCAAACCCGGTGCCGACCTGCTTGGTGGCTTGTGAGAGGATCGTATCTTTTGCCGGGCTGCGGATACCTTTCCCAATGCGTTCCAGGACCATGAAGATGGCGGCAAACTGCCAGATGCCAGTAAGGGCCAGCATCGGGATGACCATCAGGAAACTGTAGCCAATAATCGTAAAGACCCAGTGGGCGCGGGTTTTATCGGAAAAATAACCGCTTACGAGCCTGATGAGGTAGCCCAGCAGTTCGCCGATCCCGGCAACTAGGCCTACAATGGCTGCACTGGCCCCGAGGGTTTTCAGGTATGGTCCGTTCACCCCCCTGGCGCCTTCGTAAATAATATCGCCCAGCAGGCTGATCAGGCCAAAGAGAAGGATTAGTCGTATGGCGGTTTTTTTGTAGTTCTTCATTAACGGGAGAACGTTGGGTTCTGAGTTCTGAGTTTTGTCCTCTTTCTTCTATCTTCTGTCTTCTGTCTTCTAACTTCTCATTTCACCGCGATAGCCGATATCTCCACATGGGCGCCCGCCGGAAGGGCGACTGGATAACCAGCTCTTCGGTGGTATATACATTCGGTGTAACCCGCACGCCGGATATATTCTCCCAGACTATACCGACCGTGTGGATCTTATGGTTATTGAAAAGATACGTATCGATATCTCCCGGTTCATATCCGTCGATGGAAAACAGGCCGATCACGCAGGAATATTCAGGTTTGAAAGAGGTATGAAGATGCACTCCGGGTATATCTTTCACGCGTTCCATCCAGTAATTTTTCAGGTACCGCAGGCGGTCCTCCTTACGTTTTGACCCGATAGCCAGGTGAAAATCCAGGGCACTACCGATGGCCATTTCAGTAGCAAAAGAGCGGGTGCCCATCCGCTCGAACTTTACGATCTCGTTGCCCAGGGGGTTATCATCAGGATAAATAGGTCTTATTCCGGGAATCTTATCTTTTCTAACATAGAGCAGGCCGGATCCGAAAGGAGCGCACAGCCATTTGTGGAGGCTGGTGGCAAAGTAATCGCAATCGAGGTCGGGGATTTTAAAATCCATCAGGGCAAAGGATTGTGCGCCATCGACCAGCACGTCGATATCTCGCTGATGCGCTGCCGCAGCGATCTTTTTCACCGGCACAATCTGCCCGATCCAGTTGATGATATGGGTCACGTTGACTACTTTGGTTTTATCCGTGAATGTATTGATATAAATTTGGGCCAGTTCGTCTTCATTTTCCATTGGCAGCTCCAGGTTGATCCATTTGAGGACGATTCCGTCGCGCTGCTCGAGCATTTTCCACAGGTTGATGACATTGGGGTAATCCTGCTTGGTTAGTACTACCTCATCTCCTTTTTGCAGGTTCAGTCCGTAGATGATATTATTCATCGCCTCGGTTGTGTTCCGGTTGATGGCAATTTCACCGGGATCGCAGCCGGCCAGAGCGGCAAGGTCGGCCCGGAGCGCTTCGCGGCCCTGGTCGAGGATCTGCCACATATAGTAAGATGGAGCCTCGTTGCAGAACCTGTTATAGCGTTCAAAGGTATCCTGCACCACCTTTGGCTGGGGACTGACACCACCATTGTTAAGGTTGATGATATTCGGTGAAACCATATAGGATTGCTGCACCCAGGCCCAGAAGTCATCTTCGGGGGTATCAAGCGGTGGGATGTTCATAAGATCAAGATTTTATGTTCCGCAGCAGACACATCCTTTGGCTGGTTTTTCCCCGGAAATGGTAATACTGTATATCCCTGTGCCGGAACTCCGGTAAGTTATGATTTCTTCCTTTGTCATGAAAGCACTTAGCACCTGGTCGGGAACAAAAATTTCTTTTTCTTTATGGATTGTCAGGTTGATGAAGCTCATTTTTTGAATCGAAACCATATATTCTTCGTAGCTCAACGCACCTGCAACGCATCCGGCGTACATTTCGGCGGCATTGCGTATTGCAGGTGGCAGCTCACCGCGGATAACCACATCAGAGATGCAAAAATGCCCACCGACTTTCAACACACGGCAAATTTCCATGAAAGCCATATCCTTGTCGGGTACAAGGTTCAGCACGCAATTGCTGATAACGACATCGGCTTTCTTTGAGGTTACCGGCATGTTCTCAATGTCGCCGTAGCGGAACTGGACGTTCTTATAACCCAGTTTTTCAGCATTTGACCTGGCCAGTTCGATCATTTCTTTCGTCATATCAATACCGATGACTTTGCCTTCTTCGCCGACCAACGCCCTGGCCACGAAGCAGTCGTTCCCGGCACCTGATCCGAGGTCGATGACCGTATCGCCCTTGTGGATATTCACGAAATCTGTCGGTATCCCGCATCCGAGGCCCAGGTCTGCATTAGGGGCATAGCCTTCTTTCCCGTCATAATTCTCGCTGAAGATGGTGTATGTGTCATCACAACCGCATCCGCAACCTGATTTTTTTTCGGGCTCACTGCTGTCCTTCGCGATTTGGCCGTATTTTTCCTGTACCAGTTTTTTTAAGTTTTCCATCATATATAATTTCAAATTCCAAATTCCTTCTTGTAAAACTCGAAGAAATCCCTCTTTATTTCATCCCTTACCCTGCGGTATTCTGCCAGCACCTTTTCTTCATTGCCCATTGCATCGGCCGGATCATCAAAGCCAATGTGAAGTCGCTTTTTTACTTTCCAGGTAAAGGCAGGACACGACTCATTGGCTCCTCCGCAAACGGTTATCACATAATCCCATTCTTCATCAATGTATTGGTCCACCTTTTCCGGAATATGATGGCTGATGTCTATGCCCAGTTCCTTCATTACTTTCACAGCGTTGGGGTTGACCCTCGGCGCCGGATGAGTACCGGCTGAAAAAACTTCAAGCGAACGGTCAAACGATTTCAGGAAGCCTTCCGCCATCTGACTACGGCAACTATTTCCCGTGCAAATAACAAGGATCTTTTTTCCCATATTTAATCATTTCGTATTTCGCAAAATTACGAAATGTTTTATTAGTAACAGGGTTTCCAACCCTGTCAGGACTTCTTACCCTCTCTTATAAACGATCGCCACCACTGTCACATCATCCCCACCCATGTTGATAGATAACCCATAAGGCTTTGCAGGATTAAGCGGGATCTGCGCTGTGCCGGCTTTACCGGTCAGCTGTTCCCACAAAGTGACAGCCATGTGAACACCGGTGCCACCCGTAGGATGACCCCAACCGATCAGGCCGCCAGTGGTATTCATCGGGATCATGCCATTGCGGGCAGTGTTACCTTCCGCAACAAACTGTGCACCTTTTCCCTTTTCAGCGAACCCCAGTGCTTCAGTTGCCAGAACGCCTGCTATGGAGAAACAGTCGTGCGTCTCGATCGTCCCCAGGTCGTGGATGGTGATTCCGGCATCTGCAAGTGCGGTCATAGCAGCGTTCTTTATTGTGATGACTTCCGTCAGGTCCGGTGGATCCTCTGTTATGTTTCTGACTTTATGGGCCCAGGCCACGATCTCTACCGCTTCGCTTTTAGGGATCCCGCAGCGCTTCAGTCCTTCTTCCGAGCAGACAACTATGGCCGAAGCCCCGTCAGATACCTTTGAACAATC from Bacteroidales bacterium includes these protein-coding regions:
- a CDS encoding aminotransferase class IV gives rise to the protein MPSALCFINNRFLPYAEARFHISDLSIQRGYGIFDYFVDMDGRIPFLEDYLDRFYTSAERLNMEVPLERKIMKEKIRYLLQQNKFGTSGIKLLLTGGYSEDLYSPSTPNFMILNLPVTHQPGDFGEGVKLILLDYQRHIPEVKTTFYLPSIALFPKLKEKGAVEVLYHHNGLISETTRANIFLIKNGKLITPTPGVLQGITRKYVLQVARELMSVEEREVKLEELWESEEVFITGTSKHVAPVMEVEGRIIGNGKPGKMTKVISEAYERFFNK
- a CDS encoding MFS transporter; this translates as MKNYKKTAIRLILLFGLISLLGDIIYEGARGVNGPYLKTLGASAAIVGLVAGIGELLGYLIRLVSGYFSDKTRAHWVFTIIGYSFLMVIPMLALTGIWQFAAIFMVLERIGKGIRSPAKDTILSQATKQVGTGFGFAIVEFLDQIGATMGPLIFTFFFMSIGPGDKSIVDYQHGYSLMWFPFVILMMVLFTAFFLVKNPEELENDVVKKPQPDRVTRTFWLYCIFTFVTTLGFLNFAIIGYHLKANAIVSDAQIPLLYALAMAVDAVIGLFIGKMYDRLKIRFDNEHAGLLMLIILPVFTATLPIFTLSFHIGLIITGVVLWGVVMGTHETIMKAGIADITSIRKRGTGYGIFNMLYGIAIFIGSAAAGFLYDYSVTLLVIIMIVVELLALPVFFVMRKRVVKQ
- a CDS encoding aminotransferase class V-fold PLP-dependent enzyme, producing the protein MNIPPLDTPEDDFWAWVQQSYMVSPNIINLNNGGVSPQPKVVQDTFERYNRFCNEAPSYYMWQILDQGREALRADLAALAGCDPGEIAINRNTTEAMNNIIYGLNLQKGDEVVLTKQDYPNVINLWKMLEQRDGIVLKWINLELPMENEDELAQIYINTFTDKTKVVNVTHIINWIGQIVPVKKIAAAAHQRDIDVLVDGAQSFALMDFKIPDLDCDYFATSLHKWLCAPFGSGLLYVRKDKIPGIRPIYPDDNPLGNEIVKFERMGTRSFATEMAIGSALDFHLAIGSKRKEDRLRYLKNYWMERVKDIPGVHLHTSFKPEYSCVIGLFSIDGYEPGDIDTYLFNNHKIHTVGIVWENISGVRVTPNVYTTEELVIQSPFRRAPMWRYRLSR
- the arsM gene encoding arsenite methyltransferase, translated to MENLKKLVQEKYGQIAKDSSEPEKKSGCGCGCDDTYTIFSENYDGKEGYAPNADLGLGCGIPTDFVNIHKGDTVIDLGSGAGNDCFVARALVGEEGKVIGIDMTKEMIELARSNAEKLGYKNVQFRYGDIENMPVTSKKADVVISNCVLNLVPDKDMAFMEICRVLKVGGHFCISDVVIRGELPPAIRNAAEMYAGCVAGALSYEEYMVSIQKMSFINLTIHKEKEIFVPDQVLSAFMTKEEIITYRSSGTGIYSITISGEKPAKGCVCCGT
- a CDS encoding arsenate reductase ArsC — protein: MGKKILVICTGNSCRSQMAEGFLKSFDRSLEVFSAGTHPAPRVNPNAVKVMKELGIDISHHIPEKVDQYIDEEWDYVITVCGGANESCPAFTWKVKKRLHIGFDDPADAMGNEEKVLAEYRRVRDEIKRDFFEFYKKEFGI